The genomic stretch GAAGGGATCGCAGGTTGTGGCCCTTGAGGCCAACCATGACGTTGATATGCTCAAATCTGGAAGCTATCCGTATCCACTGAAGAAGAGGATTCTGGGTGAACAGGGTCATCTTTCAAACGCCCAGACGTCCGAGGCTCTGGAAAAGGTCAGCACTCCGGAAACCCGCATAATCCTGACACATCTGAGCCAGGAAAACAATACCCCTGATATGGCAAAACAGGCAGTTTCCATGCATCTGATCAACAGAGGGATAGGGTACCACAGCATAGAGTGCGCATCGCAAGATCTTGGTTCCTCCGTTTATAACATAGATGTTTTCTAGCCACAAGACATACTGAATCATGGAAACAGTTGGATTCATCGGATTGGGAAAGATGGGGCAGGCAATTTCTAGAAATATAATGAAAAAATACGGCCTGAAGGCGGTATATAACAGAAGTGCGGAAAAGGCTGAATGGTTCGGGAAAAACGGGGTTGAAGTATGTTCTTCTCCTAAAGAAGTGGCGGCCAAGTGTTCCGTTGTGTTCGCCATGCTTACCGACACCGAGGCTGTGAGAAGCGTTGTGACAGGCAAGGATGGCATTCTGGAAGGTATAAGGAAAGGGTCTGTCCTGGTGGACCTCAGCACTATTTACCCGGATGATTCCAAGGAAATGGCGGAAATGGTCTTGGAGAAAGAATCCGAAATGCTGGATTCCCCAGTGATCGGAAGCGTAGATCTTGCAACTGCAGGCACGCTCACAATAGCTGCGGGTGGATCTGAAACTGGATTCAGGCGCGTTGAGCCCATTCTTGCAACGTTCGGAAAGAGGATTGTCCACGTCGGGGCAAATGGCCTTGGTCTTAAGGTGAAGGCACTGAACAACATGATCATGGGGACGAACTACGCCGTACTCTGCGAGGCCATTTCAATGGGCGAGAAGATAGGCATCAGGACAGAGACTCTTGAAGACATATTCTCTGGTGGAGGAGCAAATTCCAGAGCGCTTGAGCTTAAAGGAAAAAGAATGATAGAAAAAAACTATGATCCGCAGTTCATATTGTCACATCAGCTAAAGGATATCAAATACGGTTTGAGAATGGCGATGGATCTCTTTTCCCCTGCTCCGGTCACTGCAGCTGCATGCACAATGTACGAGCAGGGATACAATGAAGGAATGGGAGATCTAGATTATTCCGCACTAATAGAAACCTACAGAAGAGTGAACAGAAAAGCCTAATAACTATCCAGATCATCGTTTGCTGATGAACATTATTTTCATCACATTTCTGATTGCGGTTGCCACCCTTGCCGTCGCTTCATATACCGACATCAGGAAAAGAACCATCAACTCTTTCATCTTCATCCCGCTCGTCGCGGTTGCCGCCATAAATTTTGCATTTACCGGACAGAGTGCCTGGTTCATCGCAGTTGGCATCCTGTTTTTTGCCGGGACATTCATCAGGACCGACCTTTACCTTTACCCGATCTACGGGCTTGTTATCCTTATTGTCTCAGTATTTCTGTTTCTTGGGGAACCTCTATACCTCACATCCTCAATAATGATCTTCATAGCGTTTGAACTGGGGTTTACAGAGAGATTCTTCGGAATTGGCGATATAAAGGCCATGGTGGCCATTTTCTTATCCTTCATCACCTTTCCATTCACTTGGGCATTTACCGCAAAACAGGCATTTGTCCTGACCATTCTGCCACTTTCTTTCGCAATGCTGATCAACATTGCCATAGTTTCTCTGTACCTTCCAGTATATATGCTCATCCTGAACGTCAGGATCGGAAACAGGATAGGAGCAGCATCGTTCCTTGGTCTACCCTATGATGACAATATGTACACCAGGAACAGTAAGAAATTTTCTATTCGTGGGTCCGATGACAGCAGGATGATGATCTACAGATCACCTTTCATGATCCCCATCAGCATTGGTTTTCTCATAACTGTTATATTCGGTTTCTGGATGATATACGTGTGATTGTGAATGAGTGATGACCTGATCATTAGGAATGCTTCTTCAATCATAATAACCAGAGACCCGGGGAAACCTCTTATTGGGGAACAACTGGGAGTTGTAGACGTGCTTGAGAATGCTTCCATACTGGTTTCCGGCGGAAAAATAAAAGAGATTTCGAAATCCATAGATGCACCGACCGGTTCAGATATCATTGATGCCACCGGCAAGACAGTTATGCCGGGGCTGGTTGATTCACACACCCACATAGTATACAGCGGATCAAGATACGAGGAGTTTTACCTCAGGGCACAGGGGAAGAGCTATCTGGAGATCATGAAGAGTGGAAACGGTATCAACCGCACCGTGAGGGACACAGAGAAAATGTCTGCGGATGGGATTTTGAGGGCCACCCTAGAAAGGGTAAGGGATTCGGTCTCCACAGGAACAACAACGATGGAGATGAAGACCGGTTATACCACCACCCTTGCCGGGGAGACCAAGATGCTGGATGTCATTGACTCAATTTCCAGAACCGGCATCGTGAATGCTGTACCTACATTCCTGGGCATGCACTCCATTCCGCCCGCTACACCTGAAGACGCCTTCGTTGATTACATGATCGGCACTGTCGCATCAAAGCTGAAGGGCAGATTTGCTTTTACTGACGCTTTCTGTGACAGCGGAGCATACTCTCCGGAATCCTGCCGCAGGCTGGCTGAATGGTCAAAGGCCAACGGGGTGCCCATGAAGCTCCATGCGGATGAGCTGCAGAACATAGGCTGTCTTGACCTGTGCGATGAATTCAGGCTTACAAGCGTTGATCACCTGCTTAAGACCGGAGAGAACGGGATGGAGAAGATAAGGAAGTCTGGTGCCATTGCCAATTTCCTGCCTATAACCGGCTTCTCGCTCGACAGGGGCAATTACCCGGATGTGAGGAAATTCATAGATTCCGGAATACCAATATCCATATCTACTGACGTTTCTCCGCTTTCAGTGAACTCAAACATGCTATTCGCTATGTATCTTGCCGCAAGATTCGAGGGAGTCTCCCCGGCTGAATGCATCAATGCTGCAACAATCAACGGCGCATATTCCGCCGGAGTAGCGCGGACGAGGGGGTCAATTGAAGTTGGGAAGGCGGCTGATATTGCTATATTCTCTGTAGACAGGTATGAAGAGATTCCTTACATGTATTCGTCGCGCATAGTTGATACTGTTATCAACAGCGGAAGGATTGTGTACAGGAAGGCATAGAAATGTATCCAGATCAAGCTGTCCCTGGAAAATTGCCCTTCATTGCATATAAATAAGAAAAAGCAATGGTCACGGCGAATGCTTAGCATTGATGTCGATGATACCATAGAAAAACTGGAAAAGATGGGTGCAAGGAAGATACTTCTCCAATTACCGGATGGTTTGAAGCCACACGTGTTTGAGTACTTTAACCAGCTGTCTTCAAGGTTTTCCGTCATAGTTAGCTCCGATCCGTTTTATGGAGCCTGCGATGTGGGGAACGAGGAGCAGTACAGGGATGTGGACTGCATTGTGCAGTACGGACATTCTATCATCCCCAATATAAAATACCCCAAGCCAATGATTTTCCAGGAGGCCAGAAACGACAGCACGTTCTCCCTGACGCCAGAAATGTTCCGTGACCTCCAGGAGCATGGATTTCGCAGGATCGGGCTGCTTTCCTCAATTCAGTACATGGACAGGATGAACGAAGCTCGTGATATCCTGAAGAAGATGGGCTTCGAGGTCATCGTAGGAAATCAGGATCAGAGACTTGCCTATCCCGGCCAGGTGCTTGGATGCAACTTCAGCTCTGCACACTCCATTTCCATGGATGTGGATGCATACGTGATCGTGANNNNNN from Thermoplasmataceae archaeon encodes the following:
- a CDS encoding NAD(P)-dependent oxidoreductase → METVGFIGLGKMGQAISRNIMKKYGLKAVYNRSAEKAEWFGKNGVEVCSSPKEVAAKCSVVFAMLTDTEAVRSVVTGKDGILEGIRKGSVLVDLSTIYPDDSKEMAEMVLEKESEMLDSPVIGSVDLATAGTLTIAAGGSETGFRRVEPILATFGKRIVHVGANGLGLKVKALNNMIMGTNYAVLCEAISMGEKIGIRTETLEDIFSGGGANSRALELKGKRMIEKNYDPQFILSHQLKDIKYGLRMAMDLFSPAPVTAAACTMYEQGYNEGMGDLDYSALIETYRRVNRKA
- the hutI gene encoding imidazolonepropionase, with protein sequence MSDDLIIRNASSIIITRDPGKPLIGEQLGVVDVLENASILVSGGKIKEISKSIDAPTGSDIIDATGKTVMPGLVDSHTHIVYSGSRYEEFYLRAQGKSYLEIMKSGNGINRTVRDTEKMSADGILRATLERVRDSVSTGTTTMEMKTGYTTTLAGETKMLDVIDSISRTGIVNAVPTFLGMHSIPPATPEDAFVDYMIGTVASKLKGRFAFTDAFCDSGAYSPESCRRLAEWSKANGVPMKLHADELQNIGCLDLCDEFRLTSVDHLLKTGENGMEKIRKSGAIANFLPITGFSLDRGNYPDVRKFIDSGIPISISTDVSPLSVNSNMLFAMYLAARFEGVSPAECINAATINGAYSAGVARTRGSIEVGKAADIAIFSVDRYEEIPYMYSSRIVDTVINSGRIVYRKA
- a CDS encoding diphthamide synthesis protein, with amino-acid sequence MLSIDVDDTIEKLEKMGARKILLQLPDGLKPHVFEYFNQLSSRFSVIVSSDPFYGACDVGNEEQYRDVDCIVQYGHSIIPNIKYPKPMIFQEARNDSTFSLTPEMFRDLQEHGFRRIGLLSSIQYMDRMNEARDILKKMGFEVIVGNQDQRLAYPGQVLGCNFSSAHSISMDVDAYVIV